The segment GCTACTTCCCCATCAATGTCTGCGCCTATTTGGGCCCAAGTACCCCCTGTGTTTTTATACAAACGAACCGATCCTGAACGAGTACCATTTCCATCGTTATAAATCCCTCCAATTGCCACCACAGCACCATCGGAACTTAAACTCACTGAAGTTCCTGATTGATCTCCAGCTGTTTCTCCATCAATGTCTGCGCCGATTTGGGCCCAAGTACCACCTGTATTTTTATACAAACGAACAGATCCTGAATTAGCACCATTTTCATCATTATAAATCCCTCCAATTGCCACCACAGATCCATCGGAACTTAAACTCACTGAAATTCCTGAGAAATCTCCAGCTGCTTCGCCATCAATGTCTGCGCCGATTTGGTCCCAAGTACCACTTGTGTTTTTATACAAACGAACCGATCCTGAACTACTACCATTTCCAGCATTACGAGAAGCTCCAATTGCCACCACAGCACCATCGGAACTTAAACTCACTGAAGTTCCTAAGTAATCTCCAGCTGCTTCGCCATCAATGTCTGCGCCGATTTGGTCCCAAGTACCACCTGTATTTTTATACAAACGAACCGATCCTGAACTAGTACCATTTCCATCATTATAAAGAGCTCCAATTGCCACCACAGATCCATCGGAACTTAAACTCACTGACCTTCCTGATTCATCTCCAGCTGCTTCCCCATCAATGTCTGCGCCTATTTGATCCCAAGTACCACCTGTATTTTTATACAAACGAACCGATCCTGAACGATAACCATTTCCAGCATTACGAGGAGCTCCAATTGCCACCACAGATCCATCGGTACTTAAACTCACTGAACTTCCTGAGTAATCTCCAGCTGCTTCGCCATCAATATCTGCGCCTATTTGGGCCCAAGTACCAGCTGTATTTTTATACAAACGAACGGATCCTGAACGAGTACCATTTCCATCATTATAAATCCCTCCAATTGCCATCACAGATCCATCGAAACTTAAACTCACTGAACTTCCTGAGTAATCATCAGCTGCTTCCCCATCAATGTCTGCGCCTATTTGGGCCCAAGGATCATTTGTATATTTATACAAACGAACCGATCCTGAATAAGCACCATTTAATCCATCATTATAACGAGCTCCAATTGCCACCACAGATCCATCGGAACTTAAACTCACTGAAAATCCTGATTCATCATTAGCTGCCTCCCCATCAATGTCTGCGCCTATTTGGGCCCAACTACCACTTGTATTTTTATACAAACGAACAGATCCTGAATTTGATCCATTTCCATCATTATTACGAGCTCCAATTGCCACCACAGATCCATCGGAACTTAAACTCACTGACCATCCTGATTGATCTTGAGCTGCTTCCCCATCAAGGTCTCCGCCTATTTGGACCCAACTACCACTTGTATTTTTATACAAACGAACCGATCCTGAATTAGCACCATTTTCATCATTATTAGGAGCTCCAATTGCCACCACAGATCCATCGGAACTTAAACTCACTGAATGACCGGATTGATCTTGAGCTGCTTCCCCATCAATGTCTGCGCCTATTTGATCCCAAGTACCACCTGTATTTTTATACAAACGAACAGATCCTGAATAAGCACCATTTAATCCATCATTAAGAAGAGCTCCAATTGCCACCACAGATCCATCGGAACTTAAACTCACTGAAATTCCTGATTGATCTCCAGCTGCTTCCCCATCAATGTCTGCGCCGATTTGGGCCCAAGTACCACCTGTATTTTTATACAAACGAACAGATCCTGAATTAGCACCATTTCCATCATTATAACGAGCTCCAATTGCCACCACAGATCCATCGGAACTTAAACTCACTGAAATTCCTGATTGATCATAAGCTGCTTCCCCATCAATGTCTGCGCCTATTTGGGCCCAAGTACCACTTGTGTTTTTATACAAACGAACCGATCCTGAATTAGCTCCATTTCCATCATTATAAGGAGCTCCAATTGCCACCACAGATCCATCGGAACTTAAACTCACTGACCTTCCTGAGTAATCTTCAGCTGCTTCCCCATCAATGTCTGCGCCTATTTTGTCCCAACTACCACCTGTATTTTTATACAAACGAACCGATCCTGAATTTGATCCATTTACTCCATCATTAAAAGGAGCTCCAATTGCCATCACAGATCCATCGGAACTTAAACTCACTGAGCTTCCTGAGTAATCTCCAGCTGCTTCGCCATCAATGTCTGCGCCTATTTGGGTTTGGGCTTGTAGGTTTATAAAACTTACTAAAAAGCAGGTTTGTAAAACCAATAATTTAAAATTTTTCATAGCTATTTATTTAATAACCTGTAATCTAGTATAAAGGAAGAGACTTTAACTACGTATAGATACCCTATTTTTAGATTATGAAGTATAAATAATGTACTCTTTGTTTTTAGTTGAAGCTCCTAATTTTCCATTAAGAAGCATGAAAATTAGAGATGAAAGACATGGGCCTACAAGTTGGGTTTCAATAATTATTAGAGAAGGAAAATTTAGACAAGTGAGAAAAATGACTGCTGCTGTTGGTTTCCCTACATTGCGTTTAATACGTGTTAGAATAGGTGAGGTTAAATTAGAGAACTTAGAAGTTGGTGAAGTAAAAGAAGTAACCTGTTTTACTTAAAATAACCGCAAAAAAAAAGAGAAGTAAAAATTACTTCTCTTTTAAATTTCTTAAAATTCAAATCCTACAGAGATTTGCCAAAGTCTATTTTTTGGTTTGTCTTCATCGTAAATATCATTTTGTCCTATGTGATATCTTGCCGCTAAAGTGAAGCCTGCATCACTTTTAAAACCTGCACCTAAATTTACACCCCAATCAAAATTATTTGGTTCTAACTCTCTTGATGTATCTCCAAAAATAAAATCAGAATCATATGTTTCTTTGTGTGAAATTGAAAATCCTACTTGTGGTCCTGCTTCTAAAAAGAAGCTTTTCATAGGGTATAATTTTAACATCAACGGAACATTTAAATAATCTAACTTTTGAGTAAAGGTTCCATCCTCATCTATCATTTTGTACCCTTGCTGCGAGTATAAAATTTCTGGTTGAACAGAAATATATTTACCAATATAAGACTCCACATAGATACCCAGGTGAAAGCCATGTAATCTTTCTGTTTCTGAGGTTCCATCAAAACTAACTGAAGAGACATTATACCCTCCTTTAATACCTGCTGTTGCTTTATTTTTTCTGTCTTGTGCATTTAATGATAAAGTACTTACAATCATTACTGCAATTGCTATATATGTTGTTTTCATTTTTTTAGTTTTTAAAAGCGTTATCTTCCTCCGTTTGCCTTTAAATCGGCTAAACATTGTGCATCTAATTTAGGTACTTGACCTCCAGAAATCATAGTGTCTATTCCCTGGCTTGTTTCTGCAGCAAAATACATTAAACAGCTCTCTTCAACACAGTGTCCTGCATGATCCGGGTCTTCGTGGTCACTTTGCAAGTCCGTTCCTATATTTGTTAATCCTAAAATATGTCCGAATTCATGATGAATTACAGCGGATTCTAACAAACTTCTCTCTGGCTCAAAAGTGCTGTTACTTAAACCTCGTATTGTTTCTTCATAAATTACAAAAGAAGTGTTCCAATAGGCAGAACCTAAAATTGAACCTTGGTTTGAATCTCTTGAAGAGTTTCCGTTGATAAACAATACCCAAACTGCAATTGTTGAACTAGAATTATATTGTGTTCTGAATTCTTTTTCAATATCCGCTACTTCTTCGGTAGTATATTCTGTTTTTCCTGTAGCTGAAATTTCCTTTTCAATAAACGTTACTCCTGCTGTTTTAAAAGTCCTATCTTCTATAAAGTTTTTAAAATTATCTAATGCTTCTTGTGTTGGTTTAAAGCCTTCAATAAAAGCAATTTCAACAATCATTTTATCAAACGTATTTGCAGAAAGTAAATCGTTAGCAGAAGACCCTGTTTGTTGTCTATTTGAAGCCACATTGATAGTGTCTCCTGTAGCTGGATCTATGATTTGTTCTGTTTCTTCTGAAGAACATGAAAAAAAGATGCTACAAACTAAAATTACTCTTAATATATTATGTTTCATTTTGCTTTTATTTAAAACTTTACAACTATTATAAACTTCTATAATAGTTGTAAAGTATCATTTATTTACTTGGGTTAAAGATATTAAATCTTCTTAAAAGCTAATGTTACAGAAGCGTCCGTTTTACTTGTTAAAGTAATAACTGTATCGCTATAAGCACTCACAATAAAATCATTTCCTAAAGCACTTACTGCTGTATTACTTGCAAAGCTAATATCTACAAAAACTTCGATTTCTGAACTTACAGTGTACGTTCCCTCAATTTCATCTAATGTTGCGTTTGCCTGGTTTTTAGCAACTATTTTTAAATCGTTCGTAAATTCTATCGTATAATCTGCATAGTCGTTTGCTGTTTCAACACCACCCGTAATAAAAGTTTCTACTTTAAATATAGATCCACTTAAGATTGCCTCTACTTCAACTGCACTTTCTGCTGCTTCCTCTTCTTCCTCTTCTGTTTGTAAACAATCTGAAATTGCACTTTGAAACTCTGCATCACTTCCTATTTGAATAGAAGTTCCGTTACTTGCAGTTACATTCATTGGATAATTTACTGAAAACAACTCGTCTGATTGTAAGTCTGACATAAATGTATACAGTTGTTGTTGTGATTGAATAACTACACTTCCTGTTTGTTCTATACTTACATTATAGGTTAACATTGTTATTGGAAAATCGATCTCTACACAAGAAATAGCGTCATTTCCTTCCTCTTCTGCACTTTCACATGCTTCTTTTAATTCGTCTAAGTCTGACTGGCTTTGTAAAGTAACTTGTGTATGACTGCTTGTTATTACTCTAATAGGAAATTGAAAAGTTACAACATCACTATCGTCATTAAATTCTCCCATAATATTTAAAACTGCTGAGAAATCTAATTTACTTATTATAGTAATACTTTGTCCGTTTACTGCTGCTGTTAATGGGAATAATAATTCTGTACAAGAGTTACCATCTAAAAAGTCGTCATCAGAACCGTCATTCTTAGCAGCTCTTTCATAATTAGAGGCAGTTGGCGATGTAGATGAATTTGCATTTGGATTGGTACCCACTTGTGAATTTTCTTCAGATTGACATGATGTAAATCCTAAAATTGCTGTGAAAGCAATTGCTGTAAATAATTTAAATGTTTTCATATTAATAGATTTAATGATTAATGTTTCTTGTTTATATAAGTAAAACAACTTTGTACTACTTTACCCTACTTATTCTTTTTTTGAATGGTTATTATTTTTGCCCATCTATAAGTAAAACAACTAAACGTTTATTTACCCTACCTTTGTCTTATAAAATTATAAGATTTTATATTTTAAACCCCCTTTATGACTGATAAATCACTTTGTGATGAAATTTATTTTAATAAGTTCTACTCTTCTCACATTCAGTCTGCAAGTAATTTTGCATACTATAAAAGCGGAGAGAAAAATACCTCTTTAGATTTAGCACAAGAAGCATTTATAAAAATTTGGGAGAATTGTGCTAAAATAGAATTTGAAAAAGCAAAGTCTTATTTATTTACAGTTATTAACAATCTTTTTTTAAATAAAGTTAAACACGAAAAAGTAGTTTTCGAATATGCCAAAAGCAGTCCTTATTTAGATGTTGATAACCAAAGTCCAGATTATTTATTAGAGGAAGAAGAGTTTAAAGACAAATTAAAAAGGGCAATTGCAGATTTAACTGAAGGAGAACGTGAAGTTTTTTTGATGAACAGAATTGATGGTAAAAAATACAGAGAAATAGCAGAACTATTAGAAATATCTCAGAAAGCAGTTGAAAAACGCATGTCATTAGCCTTAAAAAAATTAAGAAATAAAATAGACGGAATTTAAGGTAGGGTAAACTACTTTTTAAGTGTTACATATATAGAAGTACTAAAATATTGAAACAAGTTCATCAAAAATGAAACACGAAAAAGAAATATTAAAATGGCTAAACAAAGAAATCTCTGATGAGGAACTATTGCGTTTAAAAGAAACTGAAAATTTTAAAACTTTAGATAAAATTTCTCATTATAGTACTCAATTTGAAGTACCAAAAGTAGATGTAGAAAAAGCCCTTGTAGATTTAAAAAATAAGATAAAAAACAAGTCTAAGAAAGGCAAAGTTGTCTCCTTTAATTTTAAAAACTTATACAAATATGCTGCAGCAATTGTAATCTTAATAACTACTTCTTACTATTTATTTTTTAACAACCAAGTAGATTTTAATACCCAATTTGCAGAAACAAAAACCTTTAATTTACCAGATAATTCTGAAGTTATTCTAAACGCAAATTCAGAAATTACCTACTCTAAAACAGTGTGGAAAGAAAGTAGAAATTTAACTTTAAATGGAGAAGCTTATTTTAAAGTTAAGAAAGGAAAAAAGTTTACTGTAAATACAGAAATTGGAGAAGTAACCGTACTTGGAACTCAATTTAATGTAAAAGAAAGAGCGGGTTATTTTGAGGTAAAAACCTACGAAGGTTTGGTAAGTGTCTCTTATAAAGACACACTTGTAAAATTACCTAGAGGAACTATTTTTAAAGTAGTCAATGGTATTATAGATACAACCAATACTTTTGATGTAAGTGAAAAATCTTGGTTACAAAAAGAATCCAACTTTAAAAGCATACAACTTCGTTTTGTTTTAGCTGAAATAGAAAATCAGTTTGGTTACAAAATAGAAACAAAAGATATTGACTTAAATAAATTATATTCTGGTGGTTTTACCCATACAGATATCAATATTGCATTGAAATCTGTAACAATTCCGTTACAATTATCATATAAAATTGAAGGTAAAAAAATTACTATATTTAATTATGGTGAATAAAACCTTACTTCTATTTATTAGTTTTTTTTTAGTTGTAAGTGTTAGTATTGCCCAGGATTCTAAAGAAAAACTGGCACTTTCTTCTTTGTTATTAGATCTTGAAAAAACGTACACTATTAAATTTTCTTATTCTGATACTGATGTAAAAAATATTTTTTTAGAACAACCAAAAAACGGAATAACGCTAGATGCGTTATTATTATTTTTAAATGAAAAAACATTTTTACAATTTAAAACTTTAGACAATAGGTATATAACTGTATCTTTTTTAAATAAGAATGTTTCTGTCTGTGGGTTTGTTTTAAATGCAAAAACATTAGATCCATTGTTGTTAACATCTGTAAAAGTAAATGGTTCTAAAATAGGAACTACAACCAATAGTGAAGGTGTTTTTTATTTAAATAATATTGCTATAAATTCTACGATAAGTATTTCTTTTATCAGCTTTAAAACTAAAACAATCACTACAAAAGATTTATTTTCTAATACAGGTTGTAAACAACTATTTTTAGAAGAAGCAGAAGAAGAATTATCAGAAATTACCATAGATAATTTTTTAACTTCAGGGTTGCAAAAAAGTGATGATGGGAGTACTGTTTTAAACACAGAAAAATTCGGAATTTTACCTGGTCTTATAGAACCAGATATTTTAAAAACCATTAAAATCCTTCCTGGCGTAGAAAGTATCAACGAAACTGTTTCTAATATAAATGTTAGAGGTGGTACAAATGATCAAAACTTAATACTTTGGGATGGAATTAAAATGTATCATGGAGGTCATTTCTTTGGGTTAATTTCTGCCTATAATCCGTATTTAACAAAAAAAGTTACGGTTACTAAAAACGGAACAAGTAGTCGATTTTCAGATGGAGTTTCATCAACCATAAATATGAAAACTTCTAATAGAATTACCAATAAAATTTCTGGTGGTGGAGGTTTTAATTTATTAAGCGCAGATGCTTTTGTGCAAGTTCCAATAAAAGAAAATTTAGAGCTTCATGTTTCTGCAAGAAGATCTTTTACAGATATTATAAACACCCCTACCTATAATAATTATTTATCCCGTAGTTTTCAAGATAATTCTATTGCTTCTAATGCTATAAATAATTCGGAATCAGATTTTTATTTCTTTGATTATTCTATTAAACTCTTATATGATATTAATTACAAACATTCGATTAGAACTAATTTTATTCATATAAAAAACAATTTAGAGTATCTTGAACAATACACTTCTAACAACACTATAATTGAAGAAAATAGTACGTTAAAACAAGAAAATTTAGGAGCGAGAATTAGTTGGGATACAGATTGGAATTCTAAATTTTCTACCAGTGTATCTGCCTTTTTTTCAGGGTATAAAATAAACTCTACAGATGATAATAGGGATACAGATCAGTTTCAAACGCAGTTTAACAATGTGTTAGAAACAGAGATAAAACTGAATTCTAAATATGAATTTTCTGATGTGCTGCACTTTTCTAACGGATTGGTATTTAATGAAATTGGTATTGTAAATAGAACCTCTGTAAACGCGCCAACCTTTTCCAAAATAGAAAAAGATGTATTGCTAAAAAGTGCCTTATTTTCTGAAATTGAATATCGTAAAAAGAACACGTATGCTAGATTTGGATTTCGTACAAACTACTTTCATAAATTTAATAAATTCATAATTGAACCAAGAATTAACATCCGACAAGAACTAAATACTGAAATTTCTATAAAGTTAGAAGGTGAATTTAAGAACCAAACAACGGCTCAAAAAATAGATTTTGAAGATAATTTTTTAGGGATAGAAAAAAGAAGGTGGATTCTTTCTGATGAGGAAAACACTCCAATAATGAAGAGCAAACAAGTGTCTTTTGGTATCGATTATTCTAAAGATAAATTATATCTTGATATTACTGGGTTTTACAAGAAAGTAGATGGCATTACAGCTGCAAATCAAGGGTTTTATAACAATACCCAAACAATTAATTTTATTGGAAATTATGAAGTACAAGGTGTTGAATTTTTAGTAAATAAAAAAACAGCTTTAATTAGTACTTGGTTAAGTTATACCTATGCTAAAAATAATTATACTTTTGATATTTTTGACCCACAAACATTTTCTAATAGTTTAGATATAACACACTCTTTAAGCGCCGCTTTTAACTATAATTTTACCAAAGATTTAAAAGTTTCTTTAGGCGGAATTTTACGCTCAGGAAAACCATATACAAAACCTGTAGTAGGAAATGAAACCATACAAAATGGAAATAGAACTATTGTAAATTATGATAATCCTAATGATCAAAATTTAGATGATTTCTTTAGAATTGATATTTCTGGAAGTTATAAATTTAATATTTCTGATGCTGTAAAATCTACTTTTCGTATTGGTTTTACCAATATTACGGATAGAAAAAACATCTTAGATTCTTATTATGTAATAGATAATTCAAGTACAAATAATGTAAGAAGAGTAGATAGTTATTCTTTACCTTTTACACCTAATTTAAGTTTTAGGGTTCGTTTTTAAATAGCATCTCTGTCCATTCTAATATGAGGAATTCCATCTTCTAAATATTCGGCTCCTACTTGAATAAAGTGATGAGATTCGTAGAATTTTTTTAAATATTTTTGCGCAGAAATTGTAATTTCATCAACTTTAAAATAAGTTTCTACCGCTTTTATAGAAGCTTTCATTAAATCGTGACCAAAACCATATTTTCTTTCTGAAGCTGCAATTACAACTCTACCAATACTTGCATTATCAAAATAATCTCCTGGTTTAAAAATACGTGTATACCCAATAATTTTATCATTTTTAAAACCAAAAACGTGTAAAGATTTTTGGTCTTTACCATCTACATCTTGATACACACAATCTTGTTCTACCACAAAAACTTCAGATCGTAATTGAAGAATTGCATACAATTCTGTAGTAGTTAATTCTTGAAAGGTTTTTATTTGGAAATTCATTATTTTAAAATCTAAATGTTCTTGATACAATTTCGCTAAAAAAACCGAAATCACTCGAAATAACAACACCTTTTATCATCTCAAATAAAAATTATGCCACTTCGAGCGAAATTCTTTTTTTTAGAATTTTATATTGAGAAGGTTTTTATCCAGCACAAGAAATTTTATTTACTCTAGTACCATGTCTTCCTCCTTCAAATTTGGTGTTTAAAAAGATATCTACAAAACCAATAGCTTGTTGTAAAGAAACAAAACGAGCAGGAATTGTAAGAATATTTGCATTATTATGTTGTCTTGTTAATGCAACCAATTCATTATTCCAACAAAGAGCAGCTCTTATACCTTGGTGTTTGTTTGCCGTCATTTGCGCACCATTACCAGAACCACAAAGAATAACTCCTAATTCTGCTTTACCAGATTCTACAGCGTCTGCAGTTGGGTGAATTGCATCAGGATAATCCATAGAATCATCTGTATCGGTTCCAAAATTTAGAACTTTATATCCTTTTTCTTCTAAATGTTTTATAATTTCGAACTTATATTGGGTACCTGCGTGATCGTTACCAATTGCAATTGTCATAATTTTTTAATTTAAAGATTATCTTTACGAGTAAGAATAATAAAGTAATTTTTTTTAATTTATAAAAAGATTGCTTCATTTCATTCGCAATGACATAGTTAGAACAACAAAAATACAGAAACTAACGGTTATCAACAGTTATAAACAATGTAAATTTTAAGTTTTTTAATAACCTTTTAGTTTTTAACTCTTTATCTATATTACCTAAATGTTAAGAAGTATCAGTAAATTTTTACAAGTATTTTTGGTGAATTAAAAAATTATTACAATACAGTGAGTAGTTTCACATACACAACTTTTTTTATGAGTTTTTGATAAAAGTTTATCAACATAAAATTTACAATTTATTTACATAGATTGGTTTATTAACTATTAAGAAAAAGCAGTTAATTACTATTTATAACTATTGTTAATAACTACAATTTTATATTGATTTTTAAGCTTTTAAATAACTAACAACTTGTTGTTCGTTTTTAATAACTGATATAATATAATAAAAAAGTAAAATTTTATAGTAGCTATTCACACACTATTATAACCATCATTGTTTTTTTTAAAATTTAAAAAGAAATATAATTATAATATATAATGTTGATAACTGTTAAAAACATAAAATTTTAAAATTGAAATATTTTGAAATGAAAATAAAGAGAAAAGGAAGTTTTTAAAAAAGAAGTAAAAATAAAGAAACAGGCTAAACTGTTTTCTGTTCTGTTTTTAAAAGAGAAAGTGTATCCCTTTGTAATTCTACAGTTTCTTTTTGAGGCTCAATTTTATTCAAAGAAGAATTTATACTCATTACAGTTATAATAATACCTGTAACAAATATAAAAGCGAATAAAGCAAAAATTTTATGTAAGTTTTTCATCTTAAAATTGTAACCTCTTATTATAAAGACGTTTTATTTTAACAAACGTTACATTTTTTTTAAGATTTCTTTAACTTAATGAAACTCTAATTTTAAAATCACGTAGTGATGTATAAAATTAGTAAGTTGAATTAATCCCGTTTACAAACGGGATCTATTATTTAATTTTAAAAGGTTTAGATAGTAATCAACCAGACATTTTGATTTAATTCACCACAAAATTAATCGCTTTTTCTATTATTTTAACGTTCACTTTACCTGTTCCAATTAATTCACCATCTGCTTGAATAAAAGGTTTTGAGTTTTGTGGAATCACAGTTATTTGTTTGGTTTTATACGTCTCAATCTTTTTATGATAAACGATAGTTCCGTTATATAATTTTTTAATATTAAATATTAAATCGAAAATTGTTAGATTTTTAGCAATTGTAATATCAAATAAACCATCAGTAGTATGTACTTCTTTTGTAAACTGCATTCCACCACCAGAAAATTTACAAATTCCAAATAAGGTCATTAAACAGTTGGTTTCTATTATTTTATCATCAAAAATAATTTTAAAATTAGATTTTTTATAAAATAATAAACCGGCCAAACCACTTAATAAATAAGCAATTGAACCAAAACTTTTTAGCGTTTTTAGTTTATTAACAATATATCCATCATATCCTAAACCAGCTACATTATTAAAGTAAGTAATACTTTTATCTTCCGTTTCTAAAACACCAATATCTTGTAGTGTTATTTTTTTATGATGGATGATTTCTATCGCTTTTTCAACATTATTTGGTATATTATATGTTTTTATCC is part of the Polaribacter sp. SA4-10 genome and harbors:
- the rpiB gene encoding ribose 5-phosphate isomerase B, encoding MTIAIGNDHAGTQYKFEIIKHLEEKGYKVLNFGTDTDDSMDYPDAIHPTADAVESGKAELGVILCGSGNGAQMTANKHQGIRAALCWNNELVALTRQHNNANILTIPARFVSLQQAIGFVDIFLNTKFEGGRHGTRVNKISCAG
- a CDS encoding FecR family protein, which encodes MKHEKEILKWLNKEISDEELLRLKETENFKTLDKISHYSTQFEVPKVDVEKALVDLKNKIKNKSKKGKVVSFNFKNLYKYAAAIVILITTSYYLFFNNQVDFNTQFAETKTFNLPDNSEVILNANSEITYSKTVWKESRNLTLNGEAYFKVKKGKKFTVNTEIGEVTVLGTQFNVKERAGYFEVKTYEGLVSVSYKDTLVKLPRGTIFKVVNGIIDTTNTFDVSEKSWLQKESNFKSIQLRFVLAEIENQFGYKIETKDIDLNKLYSGGFTHTDINIALKSVTIPLQLSYKIEGKKITIFNYGE
- a CDS encoding TonB-dependent receptor, whose protein sequence is MVNKTLLLFISFFLVVSVSIAQDSKEKLALSSLLLDLEKTYTIKFSYSDTDVKNIFLEQPKNGITLDALLLFLNEKTFLQFKTLDNRYITVSFLNKNVSVCGFVLNAKTLDPLLLTSVKVNGSKIGTTTNSEGVFYLNNIAINSTISISFISFKTKTITTKDLFSNTGCKQLFLEEAEEELSEITIDNFLTSGLQKSDDGSTVLNTEKFGILPGLIEPDILKTIKILPGVESINETVSNINVRGGTNDQNLILWDGIKMYHGGHFFGLISAYNPYLTKKVTVTKNGTSSRFSDGVSSTINMKTSNRITNKISGGGGFNLLSADAFVQVPIKENLELHVSARRSFTDIINTPTYNNYLSRSFQDNSIASNAINNSESDFYFFDYSIKLLYDINYKHSIRTNFIHIKNNLEYLEQYTSNNTIIEENSTLKQENLGARISWDTDWNSKFSTSVSAFFSGYKINSTDDNRDTDQFQTQFNNVLETEIKLNSKYEFSDVLHFSNGLVFNEIGIVNRTSVNAPTFSKIEKDVLLKSALFSEIEYRKKNTYARFGFRTNYFHKFNKFIIEPRINIRQELNTEISIKLEGEFKNQTTAQKIDFEDNFLGIEKRRWILSDEENTPIMKSKQVSFGIDYSKDKLYLDITGFYKKVDGITAANQGFYNNTQTINFIGNYEVQGVEFLVNKKTALISTWLSYTYAKNNYTFDIFDPQTFSNSLDITHSLSAAFNYNFTKDLKVSLGGILRSGKPYTKPVVGNETIQNGNRTIVNYDNPNDQNLDDFFRIDISGSYKFNISDAVKSTFRIGFTNITDRKNILDSYYVIDNSSTNNVRRVDSYSLPFTPNLSFRVRF
- a CDS encoding diacylglycerol kinase family protein, which encodes MSKSWFIIANPIAGNRNFSKQWKEIQQLLKNKNIDYSFVFTQFSKHEIELVQNAIQKGFRNIISIGGDGTLHNVVNGIMLQRYVKTSDITIAVIPQGTGNDWIKTYNIPNNVEKAIEIIHHKKITLQDIGVLETEDKSITYFNNVAGLGYDGYIVNKLKTLKSFGSIAYLLSGLAGLLFYKKSNFKIIFDDKIIETNCLMTLFGICKFSGGGMQFTKEVHTTDGLFDITIAKNLTIFDLIFNIKKLYNGTIVYHKKIETYKTKQITVIPQNSKPFIQADGELIGTGKVNVKIIEKAINFVVN
- a CDS encoding GNAT family N-acetyltransferase, which produces MNFQIKTFQELTTTELYAILQLRSEVFVVEQDCVYQDVDGKDQKSLHVFGFKNDKIIGYTRIFKPGDYFDNASIGRVVIAASERKYGFGHDLMKASIKAVETYFKVDEITISAQKYLKKFYESHHFIQVGAEYLEDGIPHIRMDRDAI
- a CDS encoding RNA polymerase sigma factor → MTDKSLCDEIYFNKFYSSHIQSASNFAYYKSGEKNTSLDLAQEAFIKIWENCAKIEFEKAKSYLFTVINNLFLNKVKHEKVVFEYAKSSPYLDVDNQSPDYLLEEEEFKDKLKRAIADLTEGEREVFLMNRIDGKKYREIAELLEISQKAVEKRMSLALKKLRNKIDGI
- a CDS encoding membrane metalloprotease, with the protein product MKHNILRVILVCSIFFSCSSEETEQIIDPATGDTINVASNRQQTGSSANDLLSANTFDKMIVEIAFIEGFKPTQEALDNFKNFIEDRTFKTAGVTFIEKEISATGKTEYTTEEVADIEKEFRTQYNSSSTIAVWVLFINGNSSRDSNQGSILGSAYWNTSFVIYEETIRGLSNSTFEPERSLLESAVIHHEFGHILGLTNIGTDLQSDHEDPDHAGHCVEESCLMYFAAETSQGIDTMISGGQVPKLDAQCLADLKANGGR
- a CDS encoding porin family protein, translated to MKTTYIAIAVMIVSTLSLNAQDRKNKATAGIKGGYNVSSVSFDGTSETERLHGFHLGIYVESYIGKYISVQPEILYSQQGYKMIDEDGTFTQKLDYLNVPLMLKLYPMKSFFLEAGPQVGFSISHKETYDSDFIFGDTSRELEPNNFDWGVNLGAGFKSDAGFTLAARYHIGQNDIYDEDKPKNRLWQISVGFEF